From Bos indicus isolate NIAB-ARS_2022 breed Sahiwal x Tharparkar chromosome X, NIAB-ARS_B.indTharparkar_mat_pri_1.0, whole genome shotgun sequence:
aatatatatatatttatgtatataatataaatacaaacTGGGAAATCACTGTGTCACTTCATGTGATAGAATTAACAACCCTGATTTTGTTTATTATGAGGTCATTAGGAGACCCTGAAATCTCACCATCTCTGCTCTATCATGTCTTGAATCTTGAAAAGGTGTCTTAGATTTTACtcatgccaaaaaaagaaaacttgtaggttttaaagcatttttattataagatatagcccagaaacatttaaaatgtataggtCAGTGAAATATTATGAGGTGAACACTTTTGTAACCATAATTCAGATCAATAAATAGAACTTTTTCAGCTACCCTAGAAGCCCTTCTAGGTGCCCCACCTTATATGAAACTTCCCCTTTTCCCCCTAGAAGTGAGAGTTGTTcagtgaccccacgaactgtagccttccaggcttcttgtccatggaatactctaggccagaatactgaagtgggtggtcattcccttctccagaggatcttcccaaccaaggcatcgaacccaggtctcctgaattgcaggcaggttctttaccagctgagctaccagggaagccctttccccCTGTAAGTAACTACTATTCCTACTTTTATAGTAATcactttctttggtttctttaagGTTTTATCTTCCAAATGTGCATAACTGTACACTATATTCTTGCTCTTTAAAAaagtatgtttatttaaaatctcTTAATGTAGGCTTTTTCctcagtctctctttttttttttccttacaaattATCTGTGGAAGAACTTGGACTTTTCATTTGTAGGATTTCTCACAGTCTGGATTTTGCTAACTACCACTCATGGTTCAACCTCATCCTCTTTCCTCTAATCCTAAAAATCAGCAGCTGTATCTAGCAAATTAAAATACTGACTCCACAATTTATCCTTATCCAAATAATACCATTTGGTAACCACAGGTCTATGGGGGCCAACTTGACTTTTATAGCCATATATTTTATAGTCATCTTTGAGTGAGAGCTTGTGCCTTTAACACTAATTAATCCAACCTATCCAATAATCTCTAGTCATTATTTCTTGAAATTTCAAAACCTTGTCTGAATGTTATCCCTTTGATAGCCATTAAGCTTCCATCTTCCTTTATTGTGACAGCTAAATTTGTCATAATGCTGGTTTAGGCCCTTCTGACTTTGCATCTGAACTATTATGGCACACTATTCTCTGGTGTTCTTCCCTcatcctctctctttccccttttgaGAGGTTTTAGTAAAGTGTCCAAGGTTATACAGCTGGTTAGTATTGAGTCTGGGGGCCAACCCAGGTTTTAGAATGAAGACTGTCTCCATATACCCCTATGTTCTCTCCTGTATTCTCCGTTCAATTACCTTGTTCACAGTTGAATCAATTGATATTTTGGGGCCCCTTCAGATACCCAGCACTGCCCTGTGTGCTCAGAGGAGGGAACTACCCTGGTGAAAAATATACTCTCTCTGGGTAGACCAAATACCCCTTCGCATGAGGCCATTTGGAGAAAGCTAAAGGAAAGGGTGAACTGCCAAGCCTATAGGAGCTAGAAGATAGCAATGGCCAGATTGGCTTGAAATATACAAAGCCTCAAAGACGAAAAGGACCATGACCTGGGCCTCAGCACATGGGCAGGACCTAGAAGCAGGGTGGCAAAGAGAGGAGAATTGTCTGACTGAAGCCAGGCCTGCTATGGTTACCACTAATTACTCTGGCCTATGTCATGCTGCCTTGTGGGTACAgggccccttcagttcagttcagttcagttcagtcgctcaattgtgtctgactctttgcgaccccatgaattgcagcacgccaggcctccctgtccatcaccaactcccagagttcactcagactcctccTTTATAGGTGTTTAAGTCTGTTGATGATATCTATGGTCTTAAAGCAGGTTAAATGCAAGCTCTTTATGACATGAAGTCAGGAAGTTTGTGCTCTGCACTTCTCCAAGGGCTTTCTTACTTATTTCCAGGTAATAGAActgaattttttctttacttttatgtATAAAACTCAggcatttgcatttaaaatatggGTGCCCCTTGAGcccataaatttatttctaggtgtctatcctaaggaaataatcaatgATGCTCACAAAAAATTAATATGACAAAATTATAGTAAATATGGATGATCAGAATCTCTGTATACCACACTAATATTTACCCAGTTGACTTTTCTTAGACATAGAGAAAACTTTGTTTTGCTCTAAACAGAGTTGTGTGGATGTAGTATCCAAGATGATCAACTTTACCAAAATTTGGCTGATGATTGTTAACTTTATTGTCATCCCTCCTTTTACCCAAGACTGCTAATTGTCCCTAGTGACAATTTTCCCTATCTTCCTCTAAATGACAGGATTTCTTTTCCCAATGTTTTAGAACTCTTGATCACTCAGCTAGAAATTACATTCCCTACACTTTCAGCCTGTCTTGTAACTGAAAGCCTGTCTTGTAATATGAAGTACAGTATGtctttttttcaagttctttgcAATGGGATATGAGCAGATGTGGAGCATGCAACTTCTGTATCACTTTTAAAAAGGGGGACTTCCTGCTGGTCCAGCAGTTAATAcgtcaccttccagtgcagggggtgtgggtttaatccctgctcAGAAAGCTAGGctcccacatgcttcatggctaaaacaaaacaaacaaacaaaaaacaatagaaacaattttgtaacaaattcaataaagacttaaaaatagtcCACAGTTTGCCTACTATTTTGTCTTTCCTCCTCCCTGTGTCCTAGAACTCAGATGAAGAATAAAGACAACGCTCTTGGAGATAGCAGAGCAACAGGATAGAAGGCACCTGACTTCATACAGCAGACAAATTCACCTGCCCAAAAGTCCCTTTCTATCTCTAGACTATTTTGTATGAGAGAAATACACTTCCCTCttattcccattgtatattcccaTTGTATTTTGGGGGTCTCTATTACAGTGGTTTAtcttgtatcttatttttttttaagttttattttattttatttttaaatttcaataaaaacactactatatttttattaacaCTTGAGTGTATGGCaatgcttttatctttttttttaattttattttatttttaaactttacataattgtattagttttgccatgtatatctgtggtggattcattttgatatcttATATCTTAAACAAACTTGTGAAGAGGGTGATAGATTTTCCATGTGGAAAGGAAGAATTTTTCCACATCACTTTTTTCTGAAGCATGAAAAAATGAGGCTAAAGTGAACTAATAATATATGTTGTGCCTGTTTCCTAGTTTGTTATTTGCTATGTTTGTTTCTGGTGGTTTTATGTATAGAAATTGCTTGTTTTAATATTGATTATATAAGAATATTCAGAAATAAGgactgattatattttatttattacattttatgtttatatgtatatgcatatagatTAATATTACAATCCCattgaatatattatttctaatctacttttctattatttaaaatgtaaatcatgaAAAGCATTCTTTATCATCAAATACACTTTTACagtgtatttttattgtttaatagaACTCAGTTATGTAGACAGGCAATGACTTGTTTAAGCCTATTAATctacatttgtatattttgttttttctatcattttgctttgttttacaaCAAAGAACATCTTTATGTGCAATTCTTTCTAcacatgcttatttttttctgtagaacAGAATGTAAAGAATTAAGTGACTATATCAAACAatatggacatttcatataataaTTACTGTCAAATTGTTCTCCAGAAAGAATTACCAAATTATAGATAAACTTTAAgttcctattgtatagcacagggagctacattcaatatcttgtgataaaccaaaatggaaaagaatgtgaaaaagaatgtatatgtaaatatatatatgtatgtataatggaataattttactatacagtagaaattaatacaacattgtaaatcaactgtacttcaataaaataaatttttaaaaagaatgtacaaAGTTACATATCCACCAATAGTGTGCACTTTTTTTAACAGTTTACTATGAGAAGAATGGTGTAAGTTTGTTTGGCATTTAAGGAACTtcttaaaagagtaaaaaatacatatgtaaaagtGCCCAAATTATAACTATGTAGCTCAGTAAAATTTTACAAACTAGAACCATTTAACAAacactcaaaacaaaacaaaaaagccagaACATTAACAACACTGTAGAAATTCCATTCCAGTCATTACCCAAAAGTGTCCAGCATCATAGATTGCTATGCCTGTGTCAAAATCCATACAGACTCATATACGTTCCTCTTTTTCACTCTGGCTTTATTTCagtatttccattttatgtttgTGAGAGCTATTCATATTATGTGTAGTTGTAATTTGcacatttttattgctgaataatatttcactgttcaAATACACAGTTAAGCAATACATTTTCCTGATGAAGAACATTTGGGTACTGGCTAATTTTTGGCAATTTAAAAAGTGCTATTATGggcttctttggtagctcagacagtaaagaatctgcttgcaatgcaggagacctgggtttgatccctgggtcaggaaggtcccctggagaagggaatggcaacctactccagtattcttgcctggaaaatcccatggacagaggagccttgtgggctacagtccatgggttttgaaagagttgaacatgactaagtgactaacacagatTATGAACATGTGTGTAAATGTTGTTTTGCAAAACAATGAACACTTTTTATTATGGGTATATGTAGAATGAGAGTGCTGGGTCATAGAGTATACATATGCTtacctttatatatttttcaaacagttttccaaagtggtaaTACCAGCTCTAATTGTACTTGTAAATCACTTGTACacttgtttttttgtcttttttagctTAGACATTCTGGGTGGCATTTAGCAGTATCACAttttggctttaatttgcatttcctgcacACTAATGAAGTTGAGCACATTTTCACAAATGTATTAGACATTTGGATATTCTGATTTTTGAGCTGTTATTTTAAGGTGTTCACTCATTTTTCTATtggattgtctttttcttattcatttgtaaAAGTTATTTACACTCTATAGATACAAATCACTTCTCAGATATatgttacaaaaatattttcctagttTGGGGCttgcttctttattattttgatgaTACCTTTTGAAGAATAGAAgtttctaatattaaaaaatacaatttgtaatattttttaatccttGTTATTAGTCCTTTTTGTGTCCTTTCAAGAACACTGCCTACTCCAAAGTCACAAAGACGACTTCCTGTGTACTTTGCATTAGAACAATATTTCTACCTTTCTCATTTAGATCTGCAATCCACTGGGAGTTTATTTTTGGGTATTACTTAAGGTGGagttaataaacatttttcacaCATGGATATTCAACTGATCtgctatgacttaaaaaaaatccttatccATTGCACTGTCCATCTTTGCCATAAATCAAGGATAGTATGTGTAGGTAAGTttcacgtgtgtatgtgtgtgtgtgtgaatgaacatatatatgttaatatttgaGACAATATCATAGTATTTCTTCACTGTAGCATTGTATTAAGCTTGGTATCTTGTATGGAAATCTTGGAGTGCTCTTCTTCAAAATTGTCTTGGTTATATTTGgttctttatttgcattttcatatacatAGTTGGGATTCTGcttgtcaacagaaaaataatctgcTGAGATTTTatatggattgcattgaatttatggATCAATTATGCAATAATtgacaactttaaaatattgtcttgCAATCCATATTTCTAcacttatttaggtcttctttaatgtttttcaaatttattttataattttcagtgtagaGGTCTTGCAAGTATTTAATTATGCTTTCCCTAAATATTTGACTTTTAGTCACCTTTTTCAGTATAACTTACATACAATAAGATACACAGGCATTTTAATTATACAGTTCAATGATTTCAACAAACGTATTTGCTAATGGAGTCACTACCCCATCAAATTAGAGAACATTTCCCTCAGCTGAGAAGGTTCTGTTACACCCCTTTTACAGTCAGAAAAGTCACAAGTTTCAAGTCAGGCAAACATTGTTTTAATTCAATTTACATCAATATAATTTAGTTTTgcctcttctcagttcagttcagttcttcacttggtcatgtccgactctttgtgactctatggactacagcaagccaggcttccctgtccatcaccaactcccggaacatgcacaagctcatgtccatcgagtcagtgatgccatccaaccatctcacctctgtcatccccttctcctcctgccttcaatctttcccagcatcagggtattttccaaggactcagttctttgcatcaggtggccaaagtattggagcttcagcttcagcatcagtcctttcaaagagtattcaggactgatttcctttagaatggactggttagattttgcagtccaaggcactctcaagagtcttctccaacaccacagttcaaaagcatcaattcttcatcactcaactttctttattgtccaactctcacatccataacatgactactggaaaaaccatagctttgactagactgacctttgttggtaaagtattgtctctgctttttaatatgctgtctaggttggtcatagcttttcttccaaggagcaagcgtcttttaatttcatggctgcagtcaccatctgcagtgattttggagcccaagaaaataaagtttgtcactgttttcattgtttccccatctgtttgccatgaagtgatgggaccagatgccatgatcttcgttttctgaatgctgagttttaagccagatttttcactctcctctttcactttcatcaagaggctctttggtttttctttgcttgatgccagaagggtggtgtcatctgtatatctgaggttattgatatttctcccggcaatcttgattctggcttacgcttcatccagcctggcatttcgcgcgatgtaccctgcatataagtaaaacaagcagggtgacaatatacagtcttgatgtactactttctcaacttggaatcagtctgttgttccatgtctggttctaattgttgcttctcgacctgcatacatattgccttttctagaactttatataaatagaatcatgcagAATGCACTATTTTGTATCTGGTAAGTTTCcctaaaacatctatttctgccttattgactatgccaaagcctttgactgtgtggatcacaataaactgtggaaaattctgaaagagatgggaataccagaccacctgacctgcctcttgagaaacctgtatgcaggtttggaagcaacagttagaactggacatggaacaacagactggttccaaataggaaaatgagtacatcaaggctgtatattgtcaccctgcttatttaccttatatgcagagtacatcatgagaaacgctgggctggaaaaagcacaagctggaatcaagattgctgggagaaatgtcaataacctcagatatgcagatgacaccacccttatggcagaaagtgaagaggaactcaaaagcctcttgatgaaagtgaaagtggagagtgaaaaagttggcttaaagctcaacattcagaaaacgaatggcatccggtcccatcacttcatgggaaatagatgcggaaacagtggaaacagtgttagactttatttttctgggctccaaaatcactgcagatggtgactgcagccatgaaattaaaagacgcttactccttggaaggaaagttatgaccaacctagatagcatattcaaaagcagagacattactttgccaactaagtttcgtctagtcaaggctatggattttcctgtggtcatgtatggatgtgagagttggactgtgaagaaggctgagtgccgaagaattgatgctgttgaactgtggtgttggagaagactcttgagagtcccttggactgcaaggagatccaaccagtccattctaaaggagatcagccctgggatttctttgaaaggaatgatgctaaagctggaattccagtactttggccacctcatgagaagagttgactcattggaaaagactcatgctgggagggattgggggcaagaagagaaggggacgccagaggatgagatggctggatggcatcactgactcgatggacgtgagtctcagtgaactcccggagttggtgatggacagggaggcctggcgtgctgcagttcttggggttgcaaagagtcggatacgactgagtgactgaactaaactgaactttcCCTACATATGATATTTTTTCAGATGCATCTCTGTCATTGCTTGTACCAATACTTTGTCCCTATCTATGGCTTCAAAGTATTCTAATGCATGAATgcatcacaattttttttattcatttcttgatGGACTTTTGGATTGTATCCATTTAGGGGCTATCATAAATGGAATTGCCATGAGCATTCCTGTGCAAGTCTTTCTGaggaaatagattttaaattctgtttgGGAAAATTCCTTAAGAGTGGAATTTCCAGGACAGATGGTTAAGTGTAAATCTAACTTTTCAAGGAACTGTTAAAATCTGTCAAGGTGATTGAACTTcttaccagcaatgaatgagaattccagttgaccATATCCTCAAAAATACTTAAGATTGTTGGACTTAAATTTTAGCTACTCTGATGAGTATGTGGTgatattttattctgtattttttttttacactttcctgatgattaatgagATTGAGCATCATTCCATGAGCTCATTGGTAATTGGTATTTGTACTTTTGTGACATTTTTGTTAAttctgatctttttaaaaaattttcatatattatttattttgatcatttttaattgcattggtaccttcttatttttaaatttgagttCTTTATACATCTCTGGATATAAACCTTTTGTTGGTTacacatattataaatattttctcccagcttcccatttcattttttaaccatATCTTTCAAAGagtagaagtttttaatttttgtaagtcCAGTGTCTGTATACTCCACTATCTGTAAAATTACATCATAAGTCTGGAACTTAGATAATGCAATTTTCcagatttgtgtttttcttttcaaaagtattttgCCTGTTCTAGGCCCTTTgcgtttccatataaattttggggGAGGGTAAGTTTgtcagttttggagaaggaaatggcaagccactcaagcattcttgcctgggaaacatcatggacagaggtgcctggtgggttacagtccatggggttgcaaagagtcggacaggacttagcaactaaacaacaaagtttATCCATTTATATGAAGCTGCCTGCTGCAAGTATGATTTTAACAGCACTAAatttaagtcgtgtccaacttttgccaccccgtggactgtagcccaccaagctcctctgtccatgggattctccaggtaagaatattggaataggttgccatttccttctccaggggatcttccccatccaggaatggaagccaggtctcctacattgcaggcagattctttaccaactgagctaaaagGGAAGCACTGAATTTATAGATCAACTTAAAGAGAATTAATATCTTAACAGTACTGATTTTCTGGATCAAGGACCATGGTTTATCTTcacattcattttgattttagcTTTTTTCGGTGGTGttctgtagttttcagtgtataagttttcttcatgttttcttaaatttaccccAATTCCAATTGTTCATTGCTAGCATACAGGATCACAACTGAGTCTCTGTATCTCTATAACTACAAGTCTGCTAAATTAAATTCTTAGTTCTATAGTAGGTTTATTGTAGATGCCTCAGGAATTTATCAACATGATCATGCGACTTGCAAACAGACATACTTACTGCCTTTTGAATCAGAAATTTGTGACGGAGTTTCTactgttcttttatttctgagaaaCAAACAAGGCTGTACTGCGCCACAAACTTATTGGCTCACTTCATGGAAGGGACCCTCACAAGAGGAACCATCAGCTGCCCTGTCCTTTCCCAAGTTCTAAAAATGTAGCTGCCTGTAAAGTCTATATTTATATAACGACTTAGCAGAAGAAACAGgtgtttgatttcttttccccaaactttaacccttttccaaataaaaacaacgattttaaaaagcacactgACTCCTGTTTAAAATAAAGGGAACCAAACAGAGAtattaagaatttttcaaaatccaGGCTCCTAGGCTCTTTTCCGGACCTATTTCTTCTATCCGTTTTAGTGGCGGAAAAGAAAGACTGGAAGCAAAGACAGCAGGTGGAAGGAGTGTCCTGGGAACAAGAGGGAAAACCCAAGTCCTCAGAAGAGAAGTGGGCATGGCCATCAGCCCTCTGGGAAGGTACTACCCTTCCGAGGCCAGAAGAGAAAGACCCAGGAATACATAAAGAAAGGAGAGCTCTGAGGCCGGCTTCTGGATAAGTGTCACGGGACcggggggtgggtggggcgggTAAGAGTGGGGTGCAAGGGGAGGTGTCCCCGCGGGGCTCCGGCTCTGCGAGACCCCCGGCTCGGGGTAGGAGGGGCGGGGTGAGGGCGTGGCCTTCCGCGGTGACACATGCCCCACGTGACCGGGTGGCACAGAGTCTTGCACGCCCAGCTCTTGCGTCAGACCCGACGGTCACCCTCTTGCTTCTTGGTACCTGCTCCGCCTGGCACTGAGGGGAGTGCGGGCCGGGGCGGCCCCCAATAGTGGCAGGCGCGAGGGGAGCAGGTAAGGGACCCGGAGTGGGGTCTGCAAAGGTGGCGTGGGCGAGCGGACGCGGCCTACGGACCCTTCCTCTGGGGTCCTGTTGCCCCAGAGCGGAGACTGCAGCTCCCACACCCCCCGCGGCCCAGCATTTGGCAGCCGAAAGCGGCAGGCCTTCCAGGCGGCTGTGGTGGAGGGCGGGCCGGGAGACCTTGGGGCAACAGCCCCTTGCGAACACCTGCCTCTAGCACCATAGCAAGCTTTTCCCacagccccgccccacccccgatCTTCCTGGGGTGGAAAAAATGGTGGTCGATGCGGGGTgtgggggctgggaagggggCGGCCGAGCGTGGGAGCGGGGCACACTGGGTGGGGGCGGCTGGGGGTAGGGGACCCGGGGCCGGGAAGGGGCCGAGCGCCCGGCTGCAGCAGGCCCCTGCCCCCACTCCGATCCTCTGCAGGTCTGCGAGTCGAAGTGTTGCAGCGGCACACTTGCAGCAAGAATCGGGAGGAGCAGGAGACAGCAAGGATAGGCCCAGGTCGGTGCGAGGGACAGTTGGGCGGTGGGGGGAACGTGGGGAAAACCCTAAGACTCCAAATGCTCCCTGCAACCCCGTCCTCCATTTTGGTGCCTGCAGAGACCTGGGCCTGGATCGGCAGGGAAAATGGTGGGTTGGGGCGCAGGAGGTGGGGAGTGCTCGGACTGGGGGCCCCCTAGAGGGCGTAGGAGGCCTCTCAGGTGGGAAAAGGAAAATTTGCAAAGCCTTTGACCACCAGGACTGGGAATCTTGAGAGGTGCGTAGTAGGGCCTCTGTCCTCGGTGCTGATCATTTCACCCAGAAAATAGTCCCTTGTTGCGTCTTTTGTCTCCTAGGAGCAATGGCGTCCAAAGAGGAACAAGCAGTAAAAAATCGCAACATGAAAGATGCCAaccaggagaatgaaaaaaaagatggaaaggaTCAAGATGCTAATAAAAGAGAACCTATGGCCCTCCTTTCGGGTGCTAGTGAATATTATGTACCTAGAGGAAATCGTAGGCGGTTCCGTGTTAGGCAGCCCATCCTGCATTATAGATGGGACGTGACTCAGAGGCTTGGCGAGCCACAGGCAAGGATGAGAGAAGAGAATATGGAAAGGATTGGGGAGGAGGTGAGGCAGCTGATGGAAAAGCTGAGGGAAAAGCAGTTGAGTCATAGTC
This genomic window contains:
- the LOC109553208 gene encoding protein BEX2-like — protein: MASKEEQAVKNRNMKDANQENEKKDGKDQDANKREPMALLSGASEYYVPRGNRRRFRVRQPILHYRWDVTQRLGEPQARMREENMERIGEEVRQLMEKLREKQLSHSLRAVSTDPPYHEHHDEFCLMP